aatcggtatatatatgcagcaaccaatcagcagctagaacctaggttctttgctgctcctgagctcacatagataaacctttcagcaaaggataacaagagaaggaagcaaattaaataatagaagtaaattattaagttgtttaaaatagttttctctgtctgaatcatgaaataatttttggggggtttcatgtccctttaacttgcttttGCATCTAGCAAGATAATTCattgagaccagcttgtgtaaaatgcttacagcattttagGAGAATTTtttgagagcttcagacatactctAGCAACTCCTCTTTTCAGCACAGGGAACcctcctgtccctcccactttctgcaGCTTTCAGTTTTATATACAATAGAGCAAtttcatttgtaaaatatacacaggaATATATAAagcatgatcctaatttgttaaagaaacactgaaactttcaaaacataatcatcatttgtaaaaaaaaatcactgctggattgaaatctaaatatattaaaatagaaagtgcaaaagtTGAATTTTAAAATACTGAAAgggcccaatctgaagtgtaaagtaatataaaatacaaagcacaaactgtaagtgtaacaaaactctcatatctctcttgtctctccttcacataaagaaattaaagagatctcacagtgctgggggGGGGACATTTTAgattctcacctgagcagagagttttatGGGACTACTAGGATCCGTCATTTTTCTTTGAGCATTCTGTGAGTTCAGCCCCTgcgaagtctgcactacaatttctctccaaacaTAAGAATTTTTTATCATCAGGCCGTgaatgtaaaattaacattttagtatctctctgtcCCCCACCCTCTGTGATCCTGATTTCTTCTAAACCTTCTTgattacatatcttttctataaccagtacttaagtatTGAATTTTGTTGTATAGGAGGGAGGcaaaagcaactatttcaaatgacaaaataaacataaataatctATTTGTAAATAACATATTAACTAACTTCATcttgtaaaatggataattgggaacatatAAAAGGAGagcaaataaaatgttatattgctTATAAATAACTCTCTGAGCATCTCTGTGTGTGGTTGTGGTTATTATAACTAAGGTCTGGAATTTCACAGGCTCAATATAGATGGCTTGCTGGTGTACTTTCCCTATGAGTATATATATCCGGAGCAGTTTTCCTATATgctggaactgaagaggacattggATGCCAAGGTGCGTACAACGCGTTTTGTGTCATCTTGCGCTCTATAAGTCTTGGTGTCTCCATCCTCTATATTTCCTAAAACTATCTACAACCCTGTCACACACATCATTACATATATACCAATACATACTCCAGACctaaggtacttaaagggacagtacaaaatAAAACGTCATGATTTACTACCAAgcgattgaagcaaatttgataatagaagtatattgtggTTTATCATTGTTTGTTCTATTTGATCCAtgacattgctgcttcttcaataaaggataccaggagaatgaagcaaatgacataatagaagcaaattggaaagttgcttgaaatcgcattctctgtctgaatcatgagacattttgtgtttcatgtccctttaactctgcatcACAGCTCTTATTTCCCACCTTGAATAGTAGAGTCTACTTTGTCATTTCTAGATAATCCAATGTTTTTTACGCACCCTCTTGTCTTCTTGTGCTTTGCTCCCCTTGTCCTTTCTACAGCTGCTTGTCTTCTTTAGAGCGAATATAACGTGCTTCTGTTGTGCACGTGCACTAACCTGGTATGGACGTCTGATGGGATTTATTCTTCACTAGCAATGTAACCTCCCTTATCTCTCTTCTGTGGGGATATTCTACTAACTTATTACTCTTTACCATAACAGGGTCATGGAGTTTTGGAAATGCCGTCTGGGACTGGCAAGACTGTGTCTTTATTGTCCCTTATTGTGGCCTACCAGAGGGTAAGTCTAGAACAGCGTCCCTGTCGCTCTCGTTCCCTTACTCCTCACTTTCTGACTCTCTCACGTTGTGTGTTTTTTAGACATACCCACTCGAACTTACCAAGTTAATATATTGTTCCAGAACTGTGCCAGAAATTGAGAAGGTAATTAGCGCATCCTGAATCTGTAAAGGCTGAGAAATGTATTGTGTAGTTTTTGATGTGATTAATAACATTTCAGGTGGTGGAAGAGTTAAGGAAGCTGATAGAATACACTCAGTCTCAGACGGGGGAAACGCTTAACTTTTTGGCGTTAGCTTTGAGCTCTAGACGGAACCTATGTATAAACCCAGAGGTGAGCAGTATCGGTACGTCTCTGTCATCCTCCCATTCAGTGTTCGGCGCCGTTTAACTACATCTTCCTTTCTCACTATCAGGTAAGTGCTCTACGGTTTGGGAAGGAGATAGACGGCCGCTGTCACAGTCTCACTGCCTCATTTGTGCGAACAAAGCGTCAGGCAGACCCAACGGTTCAATGCTGTCGCTACTATGAGGTAATGGTGCCAACCAagacattttcttttgtgactgGGACTAGGTAAAAGAGGGGAACACTGAATGGTTGATGAATGTGCCTCCTCAGTAccaaaaatgttgtttggtttgttTATTGTGGGTGAGTGGTAAAAAATGTCTGTGAATAAGCTCTGGTCAGTTTGTTGGTGGACGTTCACTTAAGATTTAGATGGCAGATGattgttagttgctgaaggccatgaaTATGTtaggtcagtggtcatgttggttaataaaggccatgtatatgtatgctagaaggtcagtggtcatgttagttaataaaggccatgtatatgtatgctagaaggtcagtggtcatgttagttgctgaaggccatgtatatgtatgctagaaggtcagtggtcatgttagttaataaaggccatgtatatgtatgctagaaggtcagtggtcatgttagttaataaaggccatgtatatgtatgctagaaggtcagtggtcatgttagttaataaaggccatgtatatgtatgctagaaggtcagtggtcatgttagttaataaaggccatgtatatgtatgctagaaggtcagtggtcatgttagttgctgaaggccatgtatatgtatgctagaaggttagtggtcatgttagttgctgaaggccatgtatatgtatgctagaaggtcagtggtcatgttagttgctgaaggccatgtatatgtatgctagaaggtcagtggtcatgttagttaataaaggccatgtatatgtatgctagaaggtcagtggtcatgttagttgctgaaggccatgtatatgtatgctagaaggtcagtggtcatgttagttgctgaaggccatgtatatgtatgctagaaggtcagtggtcatgttagttaataaaggccatgtatatgtatgctagaaggtcagtggtcatgttagttgctgaaggccatgtatatgtatgctagaaggtcagtggtcatgttagttgctgaaggccatgtatatgtatgctagaaggtcagtggtcatgttagttgctgaaggccatgtatatgtatgctagaaggtcagtggtcatgttagttaataaaggccatgtatatgtatgctagaaggtcagtggtcatgttagttgctgaaggccatgtatatgtatgctagaaggtcagtggtcatgttagttgctgaaggccatgtatatgtatgctagaaggttagtggtcatgttagttaataaaggccatgtatatgtatgctagaaggttagtggtcatgttagttgctgaaggccatgtatatgtatgctagaaggtcagtggtcatgttagttgctgaaggccatgtatatgtatgctagaaggtcagtggtcatgttagttaataaaggccatgtatatgtatgctagaaggtcagtggtcatgttagttaataaaggccatgtatatgtatgctagaaggtcagtggtcatgttagttaataaaggccatgtatatgtatgctagaaggttagtggtcatgttagttaataaaggccatgtatatgtatgctagaaggtcagtggtcatgttagttaataaaggccatgtatatgtatgctagaaggttagtggtcatgttagttaataaaggccatgtatatgtatgctagaaggtcagtggtcatgttagttgctgaaggccatgtatatgtatgctagaaggttagtggtcatgttagttaataaaggccatgtatatgtatgctagaaggtcagtggtcatgttagttaataaaggccatgtatatgtatgctagaaggttagtggtcatgttagttaataaaggccatgtatatgtatgctagaaggtcagtggtcatgttagttgctgaaggccatgtatatgtatgctagaaggtcagtggtcatgttagttgctgaaggccatgtatatgtatgctagaaggttagtggtcatgttagttgctgaaggccatgtatatgtatgctagaaggttagtggtcatgttagttaataaaggccatgtatatgtatgctagaaggtcagtggtcatgttagttgctgaaggccatgtatatgtatgctagaaggtcagtggtcatgttagttgctgaaggccatgtatatgtatgctagaaggtcagtggtcatgttagttgctgaaggccatgtatatgtatgctagaaggtcagtggtcatgttagttaataaaggccatgtatatgtatgctagaaggttagtggtcatgttagttaataaaggccatgtatatgtatgctagaaggtcagtggtcatgttagttaataaaggccatgtatatgtatgctagaaggttagtggtcatgttagttaataaaggccatgtatatgtatgctagaaggtcagtggtcatgttagttgctgaaggccatgtatatgtatgctagaaggtcagtggtcatgttagttaataaaggccatgtatatgtatgctagaaggtcagtggtcatgttagttgctgaaggccatgtatatgtatgctagaaggttagtggtcatgttagttaataaaggccatgtatatgtatgctagaaggtcagtggtcatgttagttaataaaggccatgtatatgtatgctagaaggtcagtggtcatgttagttaataaaggccatgtatatgtatgctagaaggttagtggtcatgttagttaataaaggccatgtatatgtatgctagaaggtcagtggtcatgttagttaataaaggccatgtatatgtatgctagaaggttagtggtcatgttagttgctgaaggccatgtatatgtatgctagaaggtcagtggtcatgttagttaataaaggccatgtatatgtatgctagaaggtcagtggtcatgttagttaataaaggccatgtatatgtatgctagaaggtcagtggtcatgttagttaataaaggccatgtatatgtatgctagaaggtcagtggtcatgttagttaataaaggccatgtatatgtatgctagaaggttagtggtcatgttagttaataaaggccatgtatatgtatgctagaaggtcagtggtcatgttagttaataaaggccatgtatatgtatgctagaaggttagtggtcatgttagttaataaaggccatgtatatgtatgctagaaggtcagtggtcatgttagttgctgaaggccatgtatatgtatgctagaaggtcagtggtcatgttagttaataaaggccatgtatatgtatgctagaaggtcagtggtcatgttagttgctgaaggccatgtatatgtatgctagaaggttagtggtcatgttagttaataaaggccatgtatatgtatgctagaaggtcagtggtcatgttagttaataaaggccatgtatatgtatgctagaaggtcagtggtcatgttagttaataaaggccatgtatatgtatgctagaaggttagtggtcatgttagttaataaaggccatgtatatgtatgctagaaggtcagtggtcatgttagttaataaaggccatgtatatgtatgctagaaggttagtggtcatgttagttgctgaaggccatgtatatgtatgctagaaggtcagtggtcatgttagttaataaaggccatgtatatgtatgctagaaggtcagtggtcatgttagttaataaaggccatgtatatgtatgctagaaggtcagtggtcatgttagttaataaaggccatgtatatgtatgctagaaggtcagtggtcatgttagttgctgaaggccatgtatatgtatgctagaaggtcagtggtcatgttagttaataaaggccatgtatatgtatactagaaggtcagtggtcatgttagttaataaaggccatgtatatgtatgctagaaggtcagtggtcatgttagttgctgaaggccatgtatatgtatgctagaaggtcagtggtcatgttagttaataaaggccatgtatatgtatgctagaaggtcagtggtcatgttagttaataaaggccatgtatatgtatgctagaaggtcagtggtcatgttagttaataaaggccatgtatatgtatgctagaaggttagtggtcatgttagttaataaaggccatgtatatgtatgctagaaggtcagtggtcatgttagttaataaaggccatgtatatgtatgctagaaggttagtggtcatgttagttaataaaggccatgtatatgtatgctagaaggtcagtggtcatgttagttaataaaggccatgtatatgtatgctagaaggtcagtggtcatgttagttaataaaggccatgtatatgtatgctagaaggtcagtggtcatgttagttaataaaggccatgtatatgtatgctagaaggtcagtggtcatgttagttaataaaggccatgtatatgtatgctagaaggtcagtggtcatgttagttaataaaggccatgtatatgtatgctagaaggtcagtggtcatgttagttaataaaggccatgtatatgtatgctagaaggtcagtggtcatgttagttgctgaaggccatgtatatgtatgctagaaggtcagtggtcatgttagttgctgaaggccatgtatatgtatgctagaaggtcagtggtcatgttagttaataaaggccatgtatatgtatgctagaaggtcagtggtcatgttagttaataaaggccatgtatatgtatgctagaaggttagtggtcatgttagttaataaaggccatgtatatgtatgctagaaggttagtggtcatgttagttaataaaggccatgtatatgtatgctagaaggttagtggtcatgttagttgctgaaggccatgtatatgtatgctagaaggtcagtggtcatgttagttgctgaaggccatgtatatgtatgctagaaggtcagtggtcatgttagttgctgaaggccatgtatatgtatgctagaaggttagtggtcatgttagttaataaaggccatgtatatgtatgctagaaggtcagtggtcatgttagttaataaaggccatgtatatgtatgctagaaggtcagtggtcatgttagttaataaaggccatgtatatgtatgctagaaggtcagtggtcatgttagttaataaaggccatgtatatgtatgctagaaggttagtggtcatgttagttaataaaggccatgtatatgtatgctagaaggtcagtggtcatgttagttaataaaggccatgtatatgtatgctagaaggtcagtggtcatgttagttgctgaaggccatgtatatgtatgctagaaggtcagtggtcatgttagttaataaaggccatgtatatgtatgctagaaggtcagtggtcatgttagttaataaaggccatgtatatgtatgctagaaggtcagtggtcatgttagttaataaaggccatgtatatgtatgctagaaggtcagtggtcatgttagttaataaaggccatgtatatgtatactagaaggtcagtggtcatgttagttaataaaggccatgtatatgtatgctagaaggtcagtggtcatgttagttgctgaaggccatgtatatgtatgctagaaggtcagtggtcatgttagttaataaaggccatgtatatgtatgctagaaggtcagtggtcatgttagttaataaaggccatgtatatgtatgctagaaggtcagtggtcatgttagttaataaaggccatgtatatgtatgctagaaggtcagtggtcatgttagttaataaaggccatgtatatgtatgctagaaggttagtggtcatgttagttaataaaggccatgtatatgtatgctagaaggtcagtggtcatgttagttgctgaaggccatgtatatgtatgctagaaggttagtggtcatgttagttgctgaaggccatgtatatgtatgctagaaggttagtggtcatgttagttgctgaaggccatgtatatgtatgctagaaggtcagtggtcatgttagttaataaaggccatgtatatgtatgctagaaggtcagtggtcatgttagttaataaaggccatgtatatgtatgctagaaggtcagtggtcatgttagttgctgaaggccatgtatatgtatgctagaaggtcagtggtcatgttagttaataaaggccatgtatatgtatgctagaaggtcagtggtcatgttagttaataaaggccatgtatatgtatactagaaggtcagtggtcatgttagttaataaaggccatgtatatgtatgctagaaggtcagtggtcatgttagttgctgaaggccatgtatatgtatgctagaaggtcagtggtcatgttagttaataaaggccatgtatatgtatgctagaaggtcagtggtcatgttagttgctgaaggccatgtatatgtatgctagaaggtcagtggtcatgttagttaataaaggccatgtatatgtatgctagaaggttagtggtcatgttagttaataaaggccatgtatatgtatgctagaaggtcagtggtcatgttagttaataaaggccatgtatatgtatgctagaaggttagtggtcatgttagttgctgaaggccatgtatatgtatgctagaaggtcagtggtcatgttagttaataaaggccatgtatatgtatgctagaaggtcagtggtcatgttagttaataaaggccatgtatatgtatgctagaaggtcagtggtcatgttagttaataaaggccatgtatatgtatgctagaaggtcagtggtcatgttagttaataaaggccatgtatatgtatgctagaaggtcagtggtcatgttagttaataaaggccatgtatatgtatgctagaaggtcagtggtcatgttagttaataaaggccatgtatatgtatgctagaaggtcagtggtcatgttagttaataaaggccatgtatatgtatgctagaaggtcagtggtcatgttagttgctgaaggccatgtatatgtatgctagaaggtcagtggtcatgttagttgctgaaggccatgtatatgtatgctagaaggtcagtggtcatgttagttaataaaggccatgtatatgtatgctagaaggtcagtggtcatgttagttaataaaggccatgtatatgtatgctagaaggttagtggtcatgttagttaataaaggccatgtatatgtatgctagaaggttagtggtcatgttagttaataaaggccatgtatatgtatgctagaaggtcagtggtcatgttagttaataaaggccatgtatatgtatgctagaaggtcagtggtcatgttagttgctgaaggccatgtatatgtatgctagaaggttagtggtcatgttagttgctgaaggccatgtatatgtatgctagaaggtcagtggtcatgttagttaataaaggccatgtatatgtatgctagaaggtcagtggtcatgttggttaataaaggccatgtatatgtatgctagaaggtcagtggtcatgttagttaataaaggccatgtatatgtatgctagaaggttagtggtcatgttagttaataaaggccatgtatatgtatgctagaaggtcagtggtcatgttggttaataaaggccatgtatatgtatgctagaaggtcagtggtcatgttagttgctgaaggccatgtatatgtatgctagaaggtcagtggtcatgttagttgctgaaggccatgtatatgtatgctagaaggttagtggtcatgttagttgctgaaggccatgtatatgtatgctagaaggtcagtggtcatgttagttgctgaaggccatgtatatgtatgctagaaggttagtggtcatgttagttaataaaggccatgtatatgtatgctagaaggttagtggtcatgttagttaataaaggccatgtatatgtatgctagaaggtcagtggtcatgttagttaataaaggccatgtatatgtatgctagaaggttagtggtcatgttagttaataaaggccat
The nucleotide sequence above comes from Bombina bombina isolate aBomBom1 chromosome 7, aBomBom1.pri, whole genome shotgun sequence. Encoded proteins:
- the ERCC2 gene encoding general transcription and DNA repair factor IIH helicase subunit XPD, which codes for MKLNIDGLLVYFPYEYIYPEQFSYMLELKRTLDAKGHGVLEMPSGTGKTVSLLSLIVAYQRTYPLELTKLIYCSRTVPEIEKVVEELRKLIEYTQSQTGETLNFLALALSSRRNLCINPEVSALRFGKEIDGRCHSLTASFVRTKRQADPTVQCCRYYEVMVPTKTFSFVTGTR